A portion of the Deltaproteobacteria bacterium genome contains these proteins:
- a CDS encoding radical SAM protein, with protein MRIVLVGADFEENLALGMLAAVAREDGHAVRVQPFNTLDELEPLAQALAAEQPEVIGLSMQFQHRAHEFLALARRTRVHGYRGHLTTGGHFPTLAWEQALGSGAGLDSVVLYEGETTFRELLAALATGRPLREVAGLALPGELDGPPVRTPCRGLPDLEALPFPERYRPHARHADIPFIPILGSRGCWGACTYCSITSFYRDARAQGGAGQLMRWRSPENVAAEMALLWHAAGRNAAIFCFHDDNLLLPRPEATIERLRAIRAALDDFGVGRAGIIGKCRPDSLTPELARELAAVGVVRLYVGVENASSLGSQHLNRRVETERVKAALAACHAAGIFCCYNLLLFEPEATLEDIAENIAFIREQSTHPVNFCRAEPYHGTPLQLALASKGALGGSYLGYDYRVTDDRTELLFRICAAAFRQRNFAPDGVHNRYMGLGYQAKLLETFHDERGGERARLMARAARLTSEIALETADLLEQAHTLARTADLGDRDRLERETALLGLRIAAADGPRHAELDELLDAMHAFAVQSTTQKPRTSFSLPPQLTQAVRRLAQGVALSTLLSAWGCDSRAVTDSGVVVDPVPRDGRVNDANVGFDGGVDPVPMDMRLRDGRRPDLTVVDCVPPDRGVQRDTGKRPDGMIADPVPWDMGMRRDAGVPQDAAKPKRDGIPVDPPPQDAPKKPAPQSSRPIDQWRDTTPRRAVRSMDLPFFDPPEPALQAERELRGVRVRLSGVEPNAAGVRWEGDGVREGSGLEVLWVPTAETDQLRVGVRTHGGVAVLALRAGDVPTLGG; from the coding sequence ATGCGGATCGTGCTCGTGGGTGCCGATTTCGAGGAGAACCTGGCGCTGGGGATGCTCGCGGCGGTGGCGCGCGAGGACGGACATGCGGTGCGGGTCCAGCCCTTCAACACCCTCGACGAACTCGAGCCCCTGGCGCAGGCCCTGGCGGCCGAGCAGCCCGAGGTGATCGGGCTGAGCATGCAGTTCCAGCACCGCGCGCACGAGTTCCTCGCGCTGGCGCGGCGTACCCGGGTCCACGGCTACCGGGGCCACCTGACCACGGGCGGGCATTTCCCGACGCTGGCCTGGGAGCAGGCGCTCGGCTCGGGTGCGGGTCTCGACAGCGTGGTGCTCTACGAGGGGGAAACGACCTTCCGCGAGCTGCTCGCGGCGCTCGCGACCGGGCGGCCTCTGCGCGAGGTCGCCGGGCTGGCGCTGCCGGGCGAGCTCGACGGTCCGCCGGTGCGCACCCCGTGCCGGGGGCTGCCCGACCTGGAGGCGCTCCCCTTCCCGGAGCGCTATCGGCCGCACGCCCGCCACGCGGACATCCCCTTCATTCCGATCCTGGGCAGCCGCGGCTGCTGGGGGGCCTGCACCTATTGTTCGATCACCAGCTTCTATCGCGACGCGCGCGCGCAGGGGGGCGCGGGTCAGCTCATGCGCTGGCGTAGCCCCGAGAACGTGGCCGCCGAGATGGCGCTCCTATGGCACGCCGCCGGGCGAAACGCCGCCATCTTCTGCTTCCACGACGACAACCTCCTCCTGCCGCGACCGGAGGCCACCATCGAACGACTGCGCGCGATCCGCGCCGCGCTCGACGACTTCGGCGTGGGCCGGGCGGGGATCATCGGCAAGTGCCGCCCCGATTCCCTCACGCCCGAGCTGGCCCGCGAGCTCGCCGCGGTCGGCGTGGTGCGCCTCTACGTGGGAGTGGAGAACGCCTCGAGCCTCGGCTCGCAGCACCTCAACCGGCGGGTCGAGACCGAGCGCGTGAAGGCCGCCCTCGCCGCCTGCCACGCGGCGGGGATCTTCTGCTGCTACAACCTGCTGCTCTTCGAACCCGAGGCCACGCTCGAGGACATCGCCGAGAACATCGCCTTCATCCGCGAGCAGTCCACGCACCCGGTGAACTTCTGCCGCGCCGAGCCCTACCACGGCACGCCGCTGCAGCTCGCGCTGGCCTCGAAGGGGGCGCTGGGCGGGAGCTACCTGGGCTACGACTACCGCGTCACCGACGACCGCACCGAGCTCCTCTTCCGCATCTGCGCGGCGGCGTTCCGGCAGCGCAACTTCGCCCCCGACGGGGTGCACAACCGCTACATGGGGCTCGGCTACCAGGCCAAGCTCCTCGAGACCTTCCACGACGAACGAGGCGGCGAGCGGGCGCGCCTGATGGCACGAGCTGCGCGACTCACCTCGGAGATCGCGCTCGAAACAGCCGACCTGCTCGAGCAGGCGCACACCCTGGCTCGCACCGCCGACCTCGGCGATCGGGACCGGCTGGAGCGCGAGACCGCCCTCCTCGGACTCCGCATCGCCGCGGCGGACGGGCCACGCCACGCCGAGCTCGACGAACTCCTCGACGCGATGCACGCCTTCGCCGTGCAGAGCACGACGCAGAAGCCCCGCACGAGCTTCAGCCTGCCGCCCCAGCTCACGCAGGCCGTGCGGCGCCTGGCCCAGGGCGTGGCCCTGTCCACGTTGCTCAGCGCGTGGGGCTGCGACAGCCGCGCCGTCACCGATTCGGGCGTGGTGGTCGACCCCGTACCACGGGATGGCCGCGTGAACGACGCAAACGTCGGTTTCGACGGGGGCGTGGACCCGGTCCCGATGGACATGCGCCTGCGCGACGGCCGCCGGCCGGACCTCACCGTGGTTGATTGCGTGCCGCCGGACCGGGGCGTGCAGCGCGACACGGGCAAGCGACCCGACGGCATGATCGCCGACCCCGTACCCTGGGACATGGGGATGCGCAGGGACGCGGGGGTCCCGCAGGACGCAGCCAAGCCCAAACGGGACGGCATTCCCGTGGACCCGCCGCCGCAGGACGCGCCGAAGAAGCCGGCGCCGCAGAGTTCCCGTCCGATCGATCAGTGGCGGGACACCACCCCCCGGCGCGCGGTGCGCTCGATGGACCTGCCCTTCTTCGACCCGCCGGAGCCCGCGCTCCAGGCCGAGCGCGAGCTTCGCGGCGTGCGGGTGCGCCTCTCGGGCGTGGAGCCCAACGCGGCGGGAGTGCGCTGGGAGGGGGACGGCGTGCGCGAGGGGAGCGGCCTCGAAGTTCTCTGGGTCCCCACCGCCGAAACCGATCAGCTCCGCGTGGGAGTACGCACGCACGGGGGTGTGGCGGTGCTGGCCCTGAGGGCCGGGGACGTCCCCACCCTCGGGGGATAG
- a CDS encoding response regulator, with translation MSLLGIKRHLEGSEFELVGQAQSGADAIEQYGRLHPRVVLLDIVMPDMDGVAVLEKLRALDGQARVVMVSSLGTKEKVMECMEKGATSFLMKPYDQQALLKVLRDAHALEGGK, from the coding sequence ATGTCTTTGCTCGGCATCAAGCGGCACCTCGAAGGGTCCGAGTTCGAGCTGGTCGGACAGGCTCAGAGCGGAGCCGACGCCATCGAGCAGTACGGTCGGCTGCACCCCCGCGTGGTGCTGCTCGACATCGTGATGCCGGACATGGACGGCGTGGCGGTGCTCGAGAAGCTCCGCGCGCTCGACGGCCAGGCGCGCGTGGTGATGGTCTCCTCCCTCGGCACGAAGGAGAAGGTCATGGAGTGCATGGAGAAGGGGGCCACGAGCTTCCTCATGAAGCCCTACGACCAGCAGGCGCTGCTGAAGGTGCTCCGCGACGCCCACGCGCTCGAAGGTGGAAAATGA
- a CDS encoding chemotaxis protein CheX: MSAKFFGQFLLERGRIGRDQLLAAVKLQDTVNLKVGTIAVDRGFMTATQVEEINLLQRTIDKRFGELAIEKGLLTEAQLGELLSAQKADRLMLGEALVKTGVLSSRELGEELEAFRKDQTDAPGTLPEVYNGRPNARVLEVCAETTCRMFLRMLHAFVKPASCHGDVSVLAPYDVVVAQEFTGGFNGAVALGLQTGNLREIAAKLMQLPEAELSEADAHDCGAEFLNIVCGNLAARLSAMGLSSELQAPVVLTKTAARHERLAGLARGGPITVTPLLAPDGAVELCVFDRSSAAR; this comes from the coding sequence ATGAGCGCCAAGTTCTTCGGGCAATTTCTCCTCGAGCGGGGCCGGATCGGGCGGGACCAGCTCCTCGCCGCGGTAAAGCTACAGGACACGGTGAACCTGAAGGTCGGGACGATCGCCGTGGACCGGGGCTTCATGACCGCGACGCAGGTAGAGGAGATAAACCTCCTGCAGCGGACGATCGACAAGCGCTTCGGCGAGCTGGCCATCGAGAAGGGCTTGCTCACCGAGGCCCAGCTCGGCGAGCTGCTCTCGGCGCAGAAGGCCGATCGGCTGATGCTCGGCGAGGCGCTGGTGAAGACCGGGGTGCTCTCGTCGCGCGAGCTCGGCGAGGAGCTCGAGGCCTTCCGCAAGGACCAGACCGACGCGCCGGGCACCCTGCCGGAGGTCTACAACGGGCGTCCCAACGCGCGCGTACTCGAAGTCTGCGCCGAAACGACGTGCCGCATGTTCCTTCGCATGCTGCACGCCTTCGTCAAGCCGGCGAGCTGTCACGGCGACGTATCGGTCCTCGCGCCCTACGACGTGGTCGTGGCGCAGGAGTTCACGGGCGGCTTCAATGGGGCGGTGGCGCTCGGCCTGCAGACCGGCAACCTGCGCGAGATCGCCGCCAAGCTGATGCAGCTCCCCGAGGCGGAGCTGAGCGAGGCTGACGCGCACGACTGCGGCGCCGAGTTTCTGAACATCGTCTGCGGAAACCTGGCCGCCCGCCTGAGCGCGATGGGCCTGAGCTCCGAGCTCCAGGCTCCCGTCGTGTTGACGAAGACCGCGGCGCGGCACGAGCGGCTGGCGGGCCTCGCGCGGGGCGGACCCATCACCGTGACGCCGCTCCTGGCCCCCGACGGCGCGGTCGAGCTCTGCGTCTTCGACCGTTCGAGCGCGGCGCGATAA
- a CDS encoding Hpt domain-containing protein, with protein sequence MERIPVQALPAVQAALDSLLDPVYVVDTGYNLVWVNLAYRNLFGYRPRHRRLCHEVAKLGICQQHDCLLQSCLRTSQQSRYVETSVGGALEGQASCNAVAVPVFDPATDRVVAAVGVLRDTSVEVNLHRKYAAMLEVERNRKVVLEQMVAERTRDLVQANETLNQANLDLARSRKEVADILQNIRQGILTVDENLQIGKEYSRFSEELFDRAALAGADVVELLLPEADGESARERNDLKEWFKLIFHSPTLDWSTAKELVRKEYVHRRPEGEQRELLVDVQAIREEQRVARMMLIIEDLTEKRALERSLSAKQREIDENIAYLAEVARLDPEMFGVFFEEALGIIESSGAALGQIRAGHPPGPLVDRMFREMHTLKGNAMSMGLVRVAAKAHWVEDAFSALRASGAALSEATVTETEGKVRDLGELLDRVKTMASKVLSQKGGLDNGAVRSGDRPLKVEIDQARLTAVVDWLESVQDEGLPRPMLDEIRARILALTRVPLSRLYHRFPKMVDDLAEQLGKNVNPVVLEGGELALEGQTFNKLANALVHLLRNSVDHGIEPPAQRLASGKVAQGTVKVLARQEGPDLVVEVSDDGRGIDAQKVLARARERGVIDAQATLSDEEAIQLIFAPGFSTAEKVTDVSGRGVGLDAVKAIVDELEGTLAIQNRLGEGTSFRIQFPAG encoded by the coding sequence ATGGAACGCATTCCGGTCCAGGCTCTCCCCGCCGTGCAGGCGGCCCTCGATTCGCTCCTCGACCCGGTCTACGTGGTGGACACGGGCTACAACCTCGTCTGGGTGAACCTGGCCTACCGCAACCTCTTCGGTTACCGGCCGCGGCACCGGCGCCTCTGTCACGAGGTGGCGAAGCTCGGCATCTGCCAGCAGCACGACTGTCTGCTGCAGAGCTGCCTGCGCACGAGTCAGCAGTCGCGGTACGTCGAGACCTCGGTGGGCGGCGCCCTCGAGGGGCAGGCCTCGTGCAATGCGGTGGCGGTCCCCGTCTTCGACCCGGCCACGGACCGCGTGGTGGCCGCCGTGGGTGTGCTGCGCGACACCTCCGTCGAGGTCAACCTGCACCGCAAGTACGCCGCGATGCTCGAGGTGGAGCGCAACCGCAAGGTCGTGCTCGAACAGATGGTGGCCGAGCGGACCCGCGACCTCGTGCAGGCCAACGAGACGCTGAATCAGGCCAACCTGGACCTCGCCCGCTCGCGCAAAGAGGTGGCGGACATCCTGCAGAACATCCGCCAGGGGATCCTGACTGTCGACGAGAACCTGCAGATCGGGAAGGAGTACTCGCGCTTCTCCGAGGAGCTCTTCGACCGCGCGGCGCTCGCGGGAGCGGACGTGGTGGAGCTCCTCCTGCCCGAGGCCGACGGGGAGTCGGCGCGCGAACGCAACGACCTCAAGGAATGGTTCAAGCTGATCTTCCACAGCCCGACCTTGGACTGGAGCACGGCCAAGGAGCTGGTGCGCAAGGAGTACGTCCACCGTCGCCCCGAGGGGGAGCAGCGCGAGCTCTTGGTGGACGTGCAGGCCATCCGGGAGGAGCAGCGCGTGGCCCGGATGATGCTCATCATCGAGGACCTGACCGAGAAGCGCGCGCTCGAGCGCTCGCTCAGCGCCAAGCAGCGCGAGATCGACGAGAACATCGCATACCTGGCCGAGGTGGCGCGCCTCGACCCCGAGATGTTCGGCGTCTTCTTCGAGGAGGCGCTCGGGATCATCGAGAGCTCGGGGGCGGCCCTCGGGCAGATCCGCGCGGGTCACCCGCCGGGCCCGCTCGTGGACCGCATGTTCCGCGAGATGCACACGCTCAAGGGCAACGCCATGTCGATGGGGCTCGTGCGGGTAGCGGCGAAGGCCCACTGGGTCGAGGACGCCTTCTCGGCGCTGCGAGCCTCGGGGGCGGCGCTGAGCGAGGCCACGGTCACCGAGACCGAGGGGAAGGTGCGCGACCTCGGCGAGCTCCTGGATCGCGTCAAGACCATGGCCTCGAAGGTGCTGAGCCAGAAGGGGGGCCTGGACAACGGCGCGGTGCGCTCGGGCGACCGGCCGCTGAAGGTCGAGATCGATCAGGCGCGGCTCACGGCGGTCGTGGACTGGCTCGAGAGCGTGCAGGACGAGGGGCTGCCGCGCCCGATGCTCGACGAGATCCGGGCCCGCATCCTGGCCCTCACGCGCGTGCCGCTCAGCCGGCTCTATCACCGCTTCCCGAAGATGGTGGACGACCTGGCCGAGCAGCTCGGCAAGAACGTGAACCCGGTGGTGCTGGAGGGCGGGGAGCTCGCGCTCGAGGGGCAGACGTTCAACAAGCTGGCGAACGCGCTGGTGCACCTGTTGCGGAACTCGGTGGACCACGGCATCGAGCCTCCGGCGCAGCGCCTGGCGAGCGGCAAGGTGGCGCAAGGGACGGTGAAGGTGCTCGCCCGTCAGGAGGGGCCGGACCTGGTGGTCGAGGTGAGCGACGACGGTCGCGGCATCGACGCGCAGAAGGTGCTGGCGCGGGCGCGAGAGCGGGGCGTGATCGATGCGCAGGCGACCTTGAGCGACGAAGAGGCGATCCAGCTCATCTTCGCCCCCGGCTTCTCCACGGCCGAGAAGGTCACCGACGTGTCCGGGCGTGGCGTGGGGCTCGATGCGGTGAAGGCCATCGTGGACGAATTGGAAGGAACGCTCGCTATCCAGAACCGCCTCGGCGAGGGGACGAGCTTTCGCATCCAGTTCCCGGCGGGCTAA